One Microbacter margulisiae genomic window carries:
- a CDS encoding nucleotidyltransferase family protein, with protein MKALVVAAGLGTRLRPLTDSIPKALVPINGVPLLEHVCNKLISAGFDEIIINVHHFADQIIEFVQTKKQFGIHIEISDERDQLLDTGGAIKKATWFFDDNQPFLVHNVDIISTVNLNEMYQYHQTRHADATLLTSDRPTNRYLLFDRAMQLKGWTNIHTQEVKSSFDQIDISALSRLAFGGIQIISPNLLKLMASWPDRFSVIDFYLSAAQYHSIISYQPMGISWFDVGKIESLQKVESWLSAHL; from the coding sequence ATGAAAGCATTGGTTGTTGCAGCAGGCTTAGGAACCCGTTTACGCCCATTAACGGATTCAATACCTAAAGCATTGGTTCCAATTAATGGAGTGCCTTTGCTTGAGCATGTTTGTAATAAACTGATTTCGGCTGGATTTGATGAAATCATAATCAACGTACATCATTTTGCAGATCAGATTATTGAATTTGTTCAAACAAAAAAACAGTTCGGTATTCATATCGAAATATCTGATGAACGTGATCAGCTGCTTGATACTGGCGGAGCAATAAAAAAAGCGACATGGTTTTTTGATGATAATCAGCCATTCTTGGTACATAATGTTGATATAATTTCAACTGTTAATCTCAATGAGATGTATCAGTATCATCAGACGCGGCATGCGGATGCTACATTATTGACAAGTGATCGCCCTACCAACCGCTATTTGTTATTTGATCGAGCTATGCAGCTGAAAGGATGGACTAACATTCATACCCAGGAGGTTAAATCTTCTTTTGACCAAATTGATATATCGGCGCTATCCAGACTGGCTTTTGGTGGCATTCAAATTATTTCTCCCAATTTATTGAAATTAATGGCATCATGGCCGGATCGCTTTTCTGTGATAGATTTTTACTTATCAGCCGCTCAATATCATTCTATTATATCATATCAACCAATGGGAATTTCTTGGTTTGATGTCGGTAAAATTGAGAGTTTACAAAAGGTTGAGTCATGGTTGTCAGCTCATTTGTAG
- the nadD gene encoding nicotinate (nicotinamide) nucleotide adenylyltransferase: MKHIIIFSGSFNPIHVGHLMLANYVAEFVDCDEVWLMVSPHNPLKDKVSLPDALLRYHWVEEVLKNNLKIKASGFELSMPQPSYTFATLVALQKAYPADHFSLLIGADNWLVFDQWKDYQQLINQFSIFIYPRLYAEINQSKLPNSVNIISAPIIEVSSSMIRQSIAEGKDVRFFLPAQVWKEIQHQGLYKG, encoded by the coding sequence ATGAAACATATCATTATTTTTTCAGGTTCTTTCAACCCTATTCATGTTGGACATCTTATGCTTGCTAATTATGTGGCTGAATTTGTCGACTGTGACGAAGTATGGCTTATGGTCAGTCCGCATAATCCTTTAAAAGATAAGGTTTCACTCCCAGATGCCTTACTTAGATATCACTGGGTGGAAGAAGTTCTGAAAAATAATTTGAAGATTAAAGCCTCTGGTTTTGAACTTTCTATGCCACAACCTTCTTATACATTTGCAACTCTTGTTGCCTTGCAAAAGGCATATCCTGCCGATCACTTTTCGTTATTAATCGGTGCAGACAACTGGCTTGTTTTTGATCAATGGAAAGATTATCAACAGCTGATCAATCAATTTTCTATTTTCATTTATCCTCGCTTGTATGCAGAAATTAATCAATCAAAGTTGCCTAACTCTGTAAACATCATTTCTGCTCCCATTATTGAAGTTTCTTCCTCAATGATTCGTCAATCCATTGCTGAAGGAAAAGATGTACGTTTCTTTTTACCTGCACAAGTCTGGAAAGAAATCCAACATCAAGGATTATATAAAGGTTAA
- a CDS encoding RapZ C-terminal domain-containing protein — MDTLKYLFEQVTGKNALEMTELPSSGSNRRYFRLSNENVHLIGVHGASAEENRAFWSIDLYFVQKGLPVPKVLIHSDDFQYYLQEDLGDTLLFKAIEAGRNCGQFNDEEKLLLKKTIRMLPAFQMAGNAGFDFSVCYPESEFDKRMILWDLNYFKYCFLKATGLEFHESALEDDFERFSQILLADESITFLYRDFQSRNVMIVKGEPYFIDFQGGRKGPIYYDVASFLWQARAQYSDELREELLQTYLDALKKYMPVNEENFRHQLQHFVIFRTLQVLGAYGFRGYFEKKPHFLQSVPYAIDNLRRVLPEESCEYPYLCNVLSQLTQMKQYADVNWTQKLEVRIYSFAYKKGIPDDASGNGGGYVFDCRGINNPGKYEHFRHFTGLDKEVIDFLEDDGGIEKFLDHVYALADVHVQRYIERKFSHLMFAFGCTGGQHRSVYSAQHLAEHIAKKFDVRVTLLHRELNIEKTF; from the coding sequence ATGGACACATTAAAGTACCTTTTTGAGCAAGTTACAGGTAAAAATGCACTTGAAATGACCGAATTGCCTTCTTCAGGAAGTAATCGTCGTTATTTTCGCTTATCGAATGAAAATGTACATTTAATAGGTGTGCATGGAGCTTCAGCTGAAGAAAACAGAGCATTTTGGTCTATTGATTTGTATTTTGTACAAAAGGGACTTCCTGTTCCAAAAGTACTGATTCATTCTGACGATTTTCAGTACTACTTGCAGGAAGACTTAGGTGATACTTTACTTTTTAAAGCTATCGAAGCCGGACGGAATTGCGGACAATTTAACGATGAAGAAAAATTATTGTTGAAAAAGACAATTCGAATGTTGCCGGCATTTCAAATGGCAGGAAATGCCGGATTTGATTTCTCAGTATGTTATCCTGAATCTGAATTTGATAAAAGGATGATTTTATGGGATTTGAACTATTTCAAATATTGTTTTTTAAAAGCAACTGGTTTGGAATTTCATGAAAGTGCGTTGGAAGATGATTTTGAACGATTTTCTCAGATATTATTAGCGGATGAATCTATTACTTTTCTTTACCGTGATTTTCAATCACGTAATGTGATGATAGTTAAAGGAGAACCTTATTTTATTGATTTTCAGGGAGGACGTAAAGGTCCAATTTATTATGACGTAGCTTCGTTTTTATGGCAGGCACGGGCACAATATTCTGATGAATTGAGAGAGGAGTTGCTGCAAACATATCTTGACGCTTTGAAAAAATATATGCCGGTCAACGAAGAAAATTTCCGGCACCAGCTTCAGCATTTTGTAATCTTTAGAACCCTCCAGGTGTTGGGAGCATATGGTTTTCGTGGGTATTTTGAGAAAAAACCTCATTTTCTTCAAAGTGTTCCTTATGCAATTGATAATCTTCGTCGTGTTTTACCCGAAGAATCTTGTGAATATCCATATTTATGCAATGTTTTGAGTCAATTGACTCAAATGAAACAATATGCTGATGTCAATTGGACACAGAAATTGGAAGTGCGTATTTATAGTTTTGCGTATAAAAAAGGGATTCCGGATGATGCTTCGGGTAATGGAGGAGGTTATGTTTTTGATTGTAGAGGAATAAATAATCCCGGGAAATATGAACATTTCAGGCATTTTACGGGTTTAGACAAGGAAGTGATTGATTTTTTGGAAGATGATGGCGGAATTGAAAAGTTTCTGGATCATGTTTATGCTTTGGCTGATGTGCATGTACAACGATATATTGAACGAAAATTCTCTCACCTGATGTTTGCGTTTGGGTGTACAGGAGGACAGCATCGTTCGGTTTATTCTGCACAACATTTGGCAGAACATATTGCGAAAAAATTTGATGTACGGGTGACGCTTTTACATCGTGAGCTTAATATTGAAAAAACTTTTTGA
- a CDS encoding NEW3 domain-containing protein, translating to MTNRKNCVNLLLIVVLGLLPLGSVSALPADSVTLYTPYTNISVPPGQAINYSIDAINNSKRIQHLNIAVEGLSRSWTSDLKSGGWDISQLSILPGQKEELALSIGVPLKINKGKYHFRVVANGQYTLPLVVTVSKQGTYKTEFSTTQPNMEGTSKTTFTYSATLQNMTADTELYALQAQVDPGWTVDFKVNYKQVSSVSVDPNQSQTVLIDVNPPEDVAAGTYTIPVTAQTSTTSASINLYVVITGSYKMALTTPTGLLSTNITAGGARRVQLVVQNTGSSQLQNVKLSAASPSKWDVTFDPKQIDQILPNGSAIVYATIKADKKAIPGDYQVDMTATTSQTSSSLTMRVTAETSMLWGWIGVLIIIIALGSVYFLFRKYGRR from the coding sequence ATGACAAATCGTAAGAATTGTGTAAATCTACTCTTAATTGTAGTATTGGGGCTATTGCCCCTGGGAAGTGTTTCGGCTTTGCCGGCCGATAGTGTTACTTTGTACACCCCCTATACGAACATTTCTGTTCCACCGGGGCAAGCCATCAATTACAGCATTGATGCGATTAACAACAGCAAAAGAATTCAACATTTGAATATTGCTGTAGAAGGATTATCCAGAAGTTGGACTTCTGATCTTAAATCTGGGGGATGGGATATTTCCCAACTATCTATTCTTCCGGGACAAAAAGAAGAACTTGCACTATCGATTGGTGTCCCTTTGAAAATTAATAAGGGGAAATACCATTTTCGCGTTGTCGCTAACGGGCAGTATACATTACCGTTGGTCGTGACTGTTTCGAAACAAGGTACTTACAAAACTGAATTTTCAACTACTCAGCCTAATATGGAAGGCACTTCCAAAACTACCTTTACATATTCTGCCACTTTACAAAACATGACTGCCGATACAGAGCTTTATGCTTTGCAAGCTCAGGTTGATCCAGGGTGGACAGTCGATTTTAAAGTGAATTATAAACAGGTATCTTCTGTCAGTGTGGATCCGAATCAAAGCCAGACAGTTTTAATTGATGTCAATCCGCCTGAAGATGTGGCTGCCGGAACATATACCATTCCTGTTACTGCCCAGACTAGTACCACATCAGCTTCCATCAATCTTTATGTTGTTATTACCGGTTCGTATAAAATGGCACTTACTACACCAACCGGTTTATTAAGTACCAATATCACTGCAGGTGGAGCCAGGCGGGTTCAGTTAGTGGTTCAAAATACAGGATCTTCTCAACTGCAAAATGTGAAGTTAAGTGCAGCATCTCCTTCAAAATGGGATGTGACATTTGACCCTAAACAAATAGACCAAATATTGCCTAATGGTTCTGCAATAGTTTATGCTACCATTAAAGCAGATAAAAAAGCAATCCCCGGCGATTATCAGGTCGATATGACAGCTACAACATCCCAGACTTCTTCTTCATTAACGATGAGGGTTACCGCTGAAACTTCCATGTTATGGGGATGGATCGGCGTGCTTATCATTATCATTGCATTAGGAAGCGTCTATTTTCTATTCCGTAAATATGGAAGGAGGTAA